The following proteins come from a genomic window of Salvia hispanica cultivar TCC Black 2014 chromosome 4, UniMelb_Shisp_WGS_1.0, whole genome shotgun sequence:
- the LOC125224226 gene encoding guanosine nucleotide diphosphate dissociation inhibitor At5g09550-like, whose product MDEEYDVIVLGTGLKECILSGLLSVDGLKVLHMDKNDYYGGESSSLNLIQLWKRFRGEEQPPENLGASREYNVDMIPKFMMANGTLVRVLIHTDVTKYLNFKAVDGSFVYNKGKIHKVPATDVEALKSPLMGLFEKRRARKFFVFVQDFDETDPKTHHGMDLDTLTARELISKYELEDDTIEFIGHALALHFSDEYLDKPAVTFVKRMKLYAESLARFQSGSPYLYPMYGLGELPQAFARLSAVYGGTYMLSKPDCKVEYDDGVAIGVTSEGETAKCKKVVCDPSYLPDKVEKVGKVARAVIIMSHPIPDTQESHSTQVIIPQKQLGRKSDMYLFCCSYYHNVAPQGKYIAFVLTEAETDDPEAELKPGVDLLGPVDEIFYETYDRYQPTNDCDSDHCYISMSYDPSTHFESTVEDVLAMYTKITGKVLDLSVDLSAASAGEQ is encoded by the exons ATGGATGAAGAGTACGACGTCATTGTTCTCGGTACTGGTCTTAAAGAATGCATTCTCAGTGGCCTTCTCTCCGTCGATGGCTTAAAA GTACTACACATGGACAAAAATGACTATTATGGAGGAGAGTCCAGCTCTCTCAATTTGATTCAG CTCTGGAAGCGCTTCAGGGGAGAGGAGCAACCGCCTGAGAATTTAGGTGCAAGTAGAGAGTATAACGTTGATATGATCCCAAAG TTCATGATGGCAAATGGAACTTTGGTGCGTGTCTTGATTCATACGGATGTCACCAAGTACCTCAACTTCAAGGCCGTAGATGGTAGTTTTGTCTACAATAAAGGAAAg ATCCACAAGGTTCCGGCAACTGATGTTGAGGCACTGAAATCCCCACTTATGGGCCTGTTTGAGAAGAGGCGTGCGCGCAAgttctttgtttttgttcaAGACTTTGATGAGACTGATCCCAAGACTCATCATGGGATGGATTTGGACACACTTACAGCAAGAGAACTTATCTC AAAGTATGAACTGGAAGATGACACGATTGAATTTATAGGCCATGCTCTGGCTCTGCATTTTAGCGATGAATACCTGGACAAACCGGCAGTGACTTTTGTGAAGAGAATGAAG CTGTATGCAGAGTCTTTGGCAAGATTTCAATCTGGATCTCCTTACCTCTATCCTATGTACGGATTGGGAGAGTTGCCTCAG GCATTTGCTCGTCTGAGCGCAGTTTATGGTGGGACTTACATGCTAAGCAAGCCAGACTGCAAG GTGGAGTATGATGATGGAGTAGCAATTGGAGTTACATCTGAAGGAGAAACAGCTAAGTGCAAGAAAGTTGTCTGCGACCCCTCATATTTACCCGATAAG GTTGAGAAGGTAGGGAAGGTTGCGCGTGCTGTCATTATAATGAGCCACCCGATCCCAGACACTCAAGAGTCGCACTCAACTCAAGTCATCATTCCACAGAAGCAGCTGGGCCGCAAATCAGACAT GTATCTATTCTGCTGCTCATACTATCACAACGTGGCGCCACAAGGCAAATACATAGCTTTCGTTTTGACAGAAGCTGAAACTGACGACCCGGAGGCTGAGCTGAAGCCCGGGGTGGACCTTCTCGGACCAGTTGATGAGATATTCTATGAAACCTATGACAGATACCAACCTACAAATGACTGTGATTCTGACCACTGTTATATTTCTATG AGTTATGACCCATCCACACACTTTGAGTCCACTGTGGAAGATGTTTTGGCTATGTACACCAAGATAACTGGAAAG GTTCTTGATTTGTCAGTGGACCTAAGTGCAGCAAGTGCTGGTGAACAATGA
- the LOC125221241 gene encoding UDP-glycosyltransferase 91A1-like yields the protein MELVEIQMQPVDGLAVDCEATMDIQQVQTPLLKKSYDMLAEPFEHLVEKVKPDLIVLDFAAYRILEVAAKYGVSTAFFSVYTAATLAHMGPLAELKEGKQHPSSECYTQPPDWIPSPHTEEYEAWMVHNIHVADASGLSTGQRLAKVVEGSSFVLVRSCEEFESNYLNIIQQTFQKPVLPIGLLPPKNEESKNASSWADTCKWLDERESKSVLFVGFGSEYKMPLEQIHELAYSVELSRLPFLWILRKPKDVDTRDLLPPGFGRRTLSQGLVVLGWAPQQQILAHPAIGGCFFHSGWGTSQGLTAKLLVENQVGYEVPRNEDGTFSRGVVAESIRRVLVEEQGKQLRLKAAELQTVFGDHEHQDNLWNISKTSLHRSKCKKISQ from the exons ATGGAGCTTGTGGAGATCCAAATGCAGCCGGTGGATGGACTAGCCGTGGATTGTGAGGCAACTATGGATATCCAGCAAGTTCAAACACCGCTCCTCAAGAAATCATACGACATGTTAGCTGAGCCATTTGAGCATCTGGTTGAGAAGGTCAAGCCAGATTTAATAGTCCTTGACTTTGCTGCATACCGAATCTTAGAAGTTGCTGCCAAATACGGCGTAAGCACTGCGTTTTTCAGCGTGTATACAGCTGCTACATTGGCTCACATGGGGCCACTGGCTGAGCTCAAGGAGGGAAAGCAGCATCCAAGTTCAGAATGCTACACACAGCCACCGGATTGGATTCCTTCTCCCCACACCGAGGAGTATGAAGCATGGATGGTGCACAATATACACGTCGCTGATGCATCAGGCTTGTCCACTGGCCAACGTTTGGCGAAGGTCGTTGAGGGAAGCAGCTTTGTGTTGGTGAGAAGCTGCGAAGAGTTTGAGAGCAActacttaaatataattcaacaAACATTTCAGAAGCCAGTTTTACCTATTGGCTTGCTTCCTCCAAAAAATGAAGAGAGCAAGAACGCATCAAGCTGGGCCGACACATGCAAATGGCTCGACGAGAGAGAGTCCAAGTCAGTGTTATTTGTAGGGTTCGGGAGCGAATACAAGATGCCCCTTGAGCAAATACACGAATTGGCATATTCAGTTGAGCTTTCAAGATTACCTTTCCTGTGGATTCTAAGGAAGCCAAAAGACGTGGATACTCGGGATTTACTGCCTCCTGGTTTTGGCAGGCGCACACTAAGCCAGGGTCTGGTTGTTCTTGGTTGGGCACCTCAGCAACAGATACTCGCCCATCCAGCGATAGGGGGATGTTTTTTCCACTCCGGCTGGGGAACAA GCCAAGGACTCACTGCTAAGCTGTTAGTGGAAAACCAAGTTGGATACGAGGTCCCCAGGAACGAGGATGGTACATTTAGTCGGGGCGTGGTTGCTGAATCCATAAGACGAGTTCTTGTAGAAGAACAAGGCAAGCAGTTGAGGCTCAAGGCAGCAGAGCTGCAAACTGTCTTTGGCGATCATGAGCATCAAGATAATTTATGGAACATCTCAAAAACATCACTACACAGAAGCAAGTGTAAGAAGATATCTCAGTGA
- the LOC125221240 gene encoding uncharacterized protein LOC125221240, which translates to MGDRTDIEKLQEMVKLLMDERDAERAAREALEKKNQEIQPVMNMFNHGNMITFPEGPRIDANNFELRMPLIQRVEQTPFAGRATEDANRHLSKFVEIANTLKLNGVDDDAIRVRLFPFSLTDSAKEWFECMPREKVSTWKDIVVAFLDKYYPLGTILKLKSEIFQFIQGHDEPLYEAFARFKALLRKCPNHGFTVDHQVGILYNGFNEKICAMLDSGANGGFLRKSGEEAMAVIEEFATNSRGWSKERHSLKRIVAVEEAEESSFAKELAELRVRVDQMDSSRKEDPIPPTSIIAVSKPETPTPTVEEINYMQGGGPNRNYNNNYHPNQRDGFNVSKGGVVETIKKEEKYEQGITRILEVIAQDRKVNDTKIGVVEARINNLEQEMNTISTAIANINTQMEQIQKKLDEDRAKAAARVDDVNKKWVAKQKTGDAQTPADCRTPRGGLPLKPRMESAQPPADRRTLHGGLPPRRQTHPPSRDSCGTMGLKYLGRGEITISDNHSQSTYKIKSEMHKFEEAKQAKMEQQCRAVM; encoded by the exons ATGGGTGACCGAACGGACATCGAGAAACTGCAGGAAATGGTGAAGCTACTGATGGATGAGAGAGATGCGGAAAGGGCGGCCCGAGAGGCTCTGGAAAAGAAGAATCAGGAGATACAACCCgtgatgaacatgttcaatcatGGGAATATGATTACCTTTCCCGAAGGACCTCGTATTGACGCTAATAATTTCGAGTTACGCATGCCCCTTATTCAAAGGGTCgagcaaactccttttgcaGGTAGGGCTACAGAGGATGCTAACCgccatctctccaaatttgtGGAGATCGCAAACACTCTCAAACTGAACGGTGTCGACGACGATGCCATAAGGGTAAGACTCTTCCCATTTTCATTAACTGATTCTGCTAAAGAGTGGTTTGAATGTATGCCCAGAGAAAAGGTCTCCACATGGAAGGACATTGTAGTTGCCTTCCTCGACAAGTATTATCCGCTGGGCACAATTTTGAAGCTCAAAAGTGAGATCTTCCAATTCATCCAAGGCCATGACGAACCCCTCTATGAGGCGTTTGCTCGTTTCAAAGCCCTTCTCCGAAAGTGCCCTAACCATGGTTTCACCGTGGACCACCAGGTAGGGATTCTCTATAATGGGTTTAACGAGAAAATTTGTGCTATGCTTGATTCAGGTGCAAATGGAGGGTTCTTAAGGAAGTCAGGTGAGGAAGCCATGGCGGTGATAGAGGAATTCGCCACCAACAGCAGGGGGTGGTCGAAAGAAAGGCATAGCCTAAAAAGGATAGTTGCAGTTGAAGAAGCCGAGGAAAGCTCCTTTGCAAAGGAATTGGCCGAGCTTCGAGTTAGGGTGGACCAAATGGATTCATCAAGGAAGGAGGACCCGATTCCACCAACCTCCATTATAGCAGTCTCTAAGCCTGAAACTCCTACCCCGACAGTGGAAGAAATCAACTACATGCAAGGAGGCGGCCCCAATAGAAATTACAACAATAACTATCACCCTAACCAGAGGGAcg GATTTAACGTTAGCAAGGGAGGAGTAGTTGAGACAATCAAGAAGgaggaaaagtatgaacaaGGGATCACAAGGATCTTGGAAGTAATCGCGCAAGACAGGAAGGTTAATGACACCAAGATCGGAGTGGTCGAAGCTAGGATAAACAACCTCGAGCAGGAAATGAACACGATCTCAACTGCCATAGCCAACATCAACACACAAATGGAGCAAATCCAAAAGAAATTGGATGAGGACAGGGCAAAGGCAGCCGCACGAGTGGATGACGTCAACAAGAAGTGGGTGGCAAAGCAGAAAACTGGGGACGCCCAGACGCCGGCGGACTGCCGCACACCACGCGGCGGGCTGCCACTGAAGCCCAGAATGGAGTCTGCCCAGCCGCCGGCGGACCGCCGGACACTACACGGCGGGCTGCCACCGAGAAGGCAGACGCACCCGCCCAGCAGGGACTCGTGCGGCACAATGGGATT GAAATACCTAG GTCGTGGCGAGATCACCATTAGCGACAACCATAGCCAATCCACCTATAAGATCAAAAGCGAGATGCACAAGTTTGAGGAAGCAAAGCAGGCAAAGATGGAACAGCAGTGTAGGGCAGTCATGTAG